A single Vigna radiata var. radiata cultivar VC1973A chromosome 8, Vradiata_ver6, whole genome shotgun sequence DNA region contains:
- the LOC106770446 gene encoding uncharacterized protein LOC106770446 yields the protein MAQRTIRQLATSHNTVTQSNIEYPDVKWELRPDLLNVLPKFNGLSRENPHKHLRQFHMLCKNFRSPRITIESLKMRVFPFTLQGAAQDWWYYLSARITNWETIERLFLEKYFPASRLSAIRREIQDIRQRDRENLSEYWERFKKLCASCPQLQMVNFILSFYEGLSPTDRSWADVASGGSFLDRSPEDGIDIIERKVVDNQQYEIRENSVTLLKGVHEIENGVVDGRGIEERLNNLESKLDKIASLFKPSTPQIAKKCGICISTDHYTDECLSLMETTVENSSQVFAANTFGGNRPYQNYHDSSSNSYQQNMQPYVRSQQRQPYVPPQQRQQFQPEMSLQDFMKKMLEQNSEIKKSIVDLTQRVEKLEAKESNKLPAQTVINPQNLSVITLRTGRQVQGLDGAQEDEDKEKEEAQIDDNGGPNEPSPETTTGKSRRHFRDNEVVNLGRNVSSLIKKNIEIPQKCKDPVFTSLSLGPLKTTGVVIQLANHSTINPAG from the exons ATGGCACAGAGAACCATTAGACAACTAGCCACCTCCCATAATACAGTTACCCAAAGTAACATTGAATACCCTGATGTTAAGTGGGAGTTGAGACCGGACCTACTAAATGTCTTACCGAAGTTcaatgggttatcaagggagaatCCACACAAGCACTTAAGACAATTCCACATGCTGTGCAAAAACTTTAGATCTCCCAGGATCACAATAGAAAGCCTGAAGATGAGAGTTTTTCCTTTTACCCTTCAAGGAGCAGCTCAAGATTGGTGGTATTATCTCTCTGCACGGATTACAAATTGGGAAACCATTGAAAGACtatttcttgaaaagtattttcctgCATCTAGATTATCTGCCATCCGTAGAGAAATTCAAGATATAAGgcagagagatagagagaatcttagtgaatattgggaaagattcaagaaatTATGTGCTTCATGCCCTCAACTCCAAATGGTAAACTTCATTCTAAGCTTTTATGAAGGCTTAAGTCCAACTGATAGGTCATGGGCAGATGTTGCAAGCGGAGGATCTTTCTTAGACAGGTCACCAGAAGATGGGATAGATATAATAGAACGGAAGGTAGTAGACAATCAACAGTATGAAATAAGAGAAAACTCAGTGACTTTGTTGAAAGGagttcatgaaattgaaaacgGTGTAGTTGATGGAAGGGGGATAGAGGAAAGattgaataatctagaaagcaAACTCGACAAGATTGCAAGTTTGTTTAAACCCTCTACACCACAAATTGCTAAGAAGTgtggaatttgcatttcaactGATCACTACACTGATGAATGTCTTAGCTTGATGGAAACTACTGTGGAAAACTCATCCCAAGTTTTTGCTGCGAACACGTTTGGAGGAAATAGACCATACCAGAATTATCATGATTCATCCTCCAATAGTTATCAACAGAACATGCAACCTTATGTTCGATCTCAACAAAGgcaaccttatgttccacctcAACAAAGGCAGCAATTTCAACCTGAAATGTCATTGCAAGATTTCATGAAGAAGATGCTTGAGCAAAATTcagaaatcaagaaatcaattgtagATTTGACTCAAAGGGTGGAAAAGTTAGAGGCTAAGGAGTCAAATAAGTTGCCTGCACAAACAGTGATCAACCCGCAAAATCTAAGTGTTATTACTCTAAGAACGGGTAGGCAAGTACAAGGCCTTGATGGAGCCCAAGAGGATGAAGacaaggagaaagaagaagcacaaaTTGATGACAATGGAGGACCAAATGAACCATCACCTGAGACTACCACCGGGAAATCCAG aAGGCATTTTAGGGACAATGAGGTTGTGAATTTAGGAAGAAATGTGTCAAGCTTGATTAAGAAGAATATTGAAATACCGCAAAAATGCAAGGATCCAG TGTTTACTTCTCTATCTCTGGGACCTCTTAAGACTACTggtgtggtcattcaactgGCCAATCATAGCACAATTAACCCTGCAG gatga